A single region of the Musa acuminata AAA Group cultivar baxijiao chromosome BXJ1-11, Cavendish_Baxijiao_AAA, whole genome shotgun sequence genome encodes:
- the LOC135596784 gene encoding vacuolar-sorting protein BRO1-like → MSYATAVNVMLAVQEKKTAAADLYRSLRQYIAVTYGEREAQAAEDDLDAVRQLRLDLEKPPDAAAASSGSRRDLLLAYYRALSLIEPRFPISPDRAHVHSLTFTWFDAFKPSKKASQQSIHLEKAAVLFNLGAVYSQIALSADRADAAGLRQACNAFQSAAGAFAYLKDNAAARATASGATTVDLSVESAGMLEKLMLAQAQECFFEKVIGDAKPPVICSKVARQVGLYYEETYAALNAPPLNQHFDRTWISHVQLKAAQYYAEACYRYSMDLHEREEIAEEITRLKIGISAVADAKKSARGVAQPLLDAVNKLETDMNRNLERAMKENNRVYLMRVPEASSLAALPAAPLVRPTPMADVLDASKERLFSRLVPDSSTRALSKYTDMVDNIIRTQAEKLQQGSEITRVKLKEMDLPDSILALEGNFNLPSDLKEDAEAVQISGGPSGLEAELQQLRDLRRVNQELLVQTEELLQKEATEDAQFRTQFGTRWTRPQSSTLTKNLQDRLNKFAANLKQAADSDARIERTVRDNFDLMAILDHRPIESALPSLARPIMSLDGNEDAIVGALKLSLRQLENLGAQRAGLEDMLKEMKRKDDILPKLMANTGSQEDLFRKEISKYDQICEEIAQNIEAQEQLLLQIQAQNDEFSAVFNLEDYKVAREKCYKQISAAIAKYREIKENINDGLKFYVTLQDAITNIKQQCSDFVMTRNIQCRDMIEDVQRQLAGLNFKGDGKVGYNYPSAEQSNLQRIASQQAEPQSVPPHPAMTHHHPPREQPRPGYSHPYPTYPTPQQAPYYSPSGQFHHPQLQSNQEYGQPAYPGWRGPYYNAHQQQPGSHPPPPYTIPSPYPPSHQGNYYRPQ, encoded by the exons CGCccgacgccgccgccgcctcctccggcTCGCGCCGCGACCTCCTTCTCGCCTACTACCGCGCGCTCTCCCTCATCGAACCCCGCTTCCCCATCTCTCCCGATCGTGCCCACGTGCACTCCCTCACCTTCACCTGGTTCGACGCCTTCAAGCCCTCTAAGAAGGCCTCCCAGCAGTCCATCCACCTCGAGAAGGCCGCCGTCCTCTTCAATCTTGGCGCCGTCTACAGCCAGATCGCCCTCTCCGCCGACCGCGCGGATGCCGCGGGCCTCAGACAGGCTTGCAATGCCTTCCAGAGCGCTGCTGGGGCGTTCGCCTACCTCAAAGATAACGCCGCAGCCAGGGCCACCGCTTCCGGGGCGACCACCGTCGATCTCTCTGTCGAGTCCGCTGGGATGCTGGAGAAGCTCATGCTGGCGCAGGCTCAGGAGTGTTTCTTCGAGAAGGTTATCGGGGATGCGAAGCCCCCCGTGATCTGCTCCAAGGTCGCCCGCCAG GTTGGCCTCTACTATGAGGAAACTTATGCTGCTCTGAATGCTCCACCTCTCAACCAGCACTTTGATCGTACTTGGATCTCGCATGTGCAACTTAAGGCGGCCCAATACTATGCAGAAGCTTGCTATAGATACTCAATGGATCTTCACGAGAGGGAAGAAATTGCTGAAGAGATCACTAGGCTCAAGATTGGGATAAGCGCCGTTGCAGATGCAAAGAAATCGGCCAGGGGTGTTGCTCAGCCTCTGCTTGATGCTGTCAACAAGCTAGAGACTGATATGAACCGTAACCTGGAGAGGGCTATGAAGGAGAACAATCGTGTTTATCTCATGCGGGTTCCAGAAGCAAGTTCTTTGGCTGCTTTGCCCGCGGCACCTCTTGTCAGGCCAACTCCAATGGCTGATGTTTTAGATGCTAGCAAGGAGAGGCTTTTCTCCAGGCTTGTTCCAGACAGCAGCACAAGGGCTCTCTCCAAGTACACAGATATGGTTGATAATATCATCCGGACACAAGCAGAGAAGTTGCAGCAAGGAAGTGAGATAACAAGAGTTAAACTCAAGGAGATGGACCTCCCAGATTCTATATTAGCATTGGAAGGTAATTTTAATCTGCCATCGGATCTTAAGGAGGATGCGGAAGCAGTTCAGATCAGTGGTGGCCCTTCCGGGCTGGAAGCTGAGCTACAACAACTCAGAGACTTGAGGAGAGTTAATCAGGAGCTCCTTGTCCAGACTGAGGAGTTACTGCAGAAGGAAGCAACCGAGGATGCGCAATTCCGAACCCAGTTCGGAACAAGGTGGACCAGACCTCAGTCAAGCACCCTGACAAAGAACCTGCAGGATCGATTGAACAAATTTGCTGCAAATCTTAAGCAAGCTGCTGATAGTGATGCAAGGATAGAACGGACTGTGAGAGACAATTTTGATCTTATGGCAATCCTTGACCATAGACCG ATTGAATCAGCACTACCGAGTCTTGCAAGGCCTATTATGTCCTTGGATGGCAATGAAGATGCTATAGTGGGAGCACTTAAACTGAGTTTG AGGCAATTGGAGAATCTAGGCGCACAGAGGGCAGGTCTTGAGGACATGTTAAAAGAGATGAAAAGAAAG GATGACATACTGCCAAAGTTGATGGCAAACACTGGATCACAAGAGGATCTCTTCAGGAAGGAGATATCTAAGTATGATCAGATATGTGAAGAAATTGCTCAAAATATTGAGGCGCAGGAGCAATTACTGCTTCAGATCCAG GCACAAAATGATGAGTTTTCTGCTGTATTCAATCTGGAAGATTACAAAG TTGCCCGTGAAAAGTGTTACAAGCAGATCTCTGCTGCAATAGCAAAATATCGGGAGATTAAGGAGAACATCAATGACGGATTGAAGTTTTATGTGACTCTTCAG GATGCAATAACAAACATAAAGCAGCAATGCAGCGACTTCGTAATGACCAGAAACATTCAGTGCCGTGATATGATCGAGGATGTGCAGAGGCAATTGGCTGGACTCAACTTCAAAGGTGATGGTAAAGTGGGTTACAATTATCCTTCTGCTGAGCAATCCAACCTTCAGAGGATTGCATCTCAACAAGCTGAGCCACAGAGTGTTCCGCCACATCCTGCCATGACTCACCATCATCCACCCAGAGAGCAGCCCAGGCCTGGATACTCTCATCCCTACCCTACGTATCCGACACCACAGCAGGCCCCTTATTATTCTCCAAGTGGTCAATTCCATCATCCTCAACTGCAATCCAACCAAGAATATGGGCAACCAGCTTATCCAGGGTGGCGCGGACCATACTACAATGCTCATCAACAGCAACCGGGTTCACATCCTCCACCGCCATACACCATTCCATCTCCTTATCCGCCATCTCATCAGGGAAACTACTATAGGCCTCAGTGA